The genomic stretch ATATCTAGGGACTATCCTGGTTGGGTTCTAACATGATATCTAGGGACAATCCTGGTTTCTAACATGATATCTAGGGACTATCCTGGTTGGTTTCTAACATGATATCTGGGGATGATCCTGGTTGGTTTCTAACATGATATCTAGGAACTATCCTGGTTTCTAACATGATATCTAGGAACTATCCTGGTTTCTAACATGATATCTAGGAACTATCCTGGTTTCTAACATGATATCTAGGAACTATCCTGGTTTCTAACATGATATCTGGGGACTATCCTGGTTTCTAACATGATATCTAGGAACTATCCTGGTTTCTAACATGATATCTGGGGACTATCCTGGTTTCTAACATGATATCTAGGAACTATCCTGGTTTCTAACATGATATCTAGGAACTATCCTGGTTTCTAACATGATATCTAGGGATGATCCTGGTTGGTTTCTAACATGATATCTAGGAACTATCCTGGTTTCTAACATGATATCTAGGGATGATCCTGGTTGGTTTCTAACATGATATCTGGGGATGATCCTGGTTTCTAACATGATATCTGGGGACTATCCTGGTTTCTAACATGATATCTAGGGACTATCCTGGTTTCTAACATGATATCTAGGGATGATCCTGGTTGGTTTCTAACATGATATCTGGGGATGATCCTGGTTTCTAACATGATATCTAGGGACTATCCTGGTTTCTAACATGATATCTAGGGATGATCCTGGTTGGTTTCTAACATGATATCTGGGGACTATCCTTGTTTCTAACATGATATCTAGGGACTATCCTGGTTGGTTTCTAACATGATATCTGGGGACAATCCTGGTGAAAGACAGGAAGGCGTGACTCTTGGTGGGcctgtgtgggcctgtgtgggcctgtgtgggcctgtgtgggcctgtgtgggcctgtgtgggccAGTGTGGGCCAGTGTGGGccagtgtgggcctgtgtgggccagtgtgggcctgtgtgggccAGTGTGGGCCTGGGCAGCGGGAGGACGGGCATTGGGTGTGTTGGTCTGAGCCTGAGTGGCACATCAAAAGCCTTCTTCTAAGCTAGTCACGCGGGTAAAAATATAATGGGTCGATttggaacgagagaaagagagtgagagggaaagaatTGAATAATTCTACAGCTTTCTGTCAGAAAAGCAATGTTTGATAAATGGGTTATTTAACTGGTCCAGTCCATTTGCTGGACAAGGGGCAGAAAGGACTGTACCGTTTAAATCAGGAAAGGGGGGTGGCCTGGCTAATGGTCCTTCACTCAGATGTCTTGCCTTCTGTAGGTGGGCTGTCCCTCTGCATGTCTGCTGCCTGTCTCCCTTGCAAGAGGACCTCTCATTTCTCAACCTTTGACCCCTGATCTTCTGGCTTCCTTGATGCTGTCTTCCTGGTTCTGAGGAGGCCGCCTCCTAACGCTCTTCTAACCTTCAGCTAACCTTTGCTCATGCAAGTGCCCTTCAATAAATCTGACTTAATGTTGTTTGCATGTCCTGACCTCACTGTTTCCTTATGGTTATTTAATATTTGACTTAAGGTTTTCTGATGGTCTTTCCTCAGGTCCAGGTAGATGAATTTAAGCATCTCAAAGAGACCCTGATCAGAATGCCCAGCCTTCGACATGGTCAAAACCCCGCCCACCAACAGGCCCAGCCTGCTGCTCTATTGGCCAAGGCCCATGAACAGGGCCCACCCTTACCACATCCAGCTGCCTTATTGGCTGAGCCCCACATAGAAGCACACACCCACGAGGAAGACCATGGGGACACACAGTCCAGGGTAGAGGAGGCCGGTCTTTTGCCACAACCTTCAATCTGTCATGTTATTTTGTGACacattgtcacacacacagacacacacagacacacactcatccTCTCTAACCCACTGTTATTCTACTAACCAGTTGCATCTGCAGGAGGAGCCAGAGTTCCAGTCTCAGCCTGCCGGGTCCCACCAtgcagagaaggagaaagagggatatggagagactgagggggaggcagagaggagtagagagctgggggaggcagagaagaggagagagctggcggAGGGGaggcggagaggaggagagagctggcAGAAGAAGAGATGGAGCAGGCAGGGCAGCCTCAGAAGCTGGAGGAGGAATCTGAACAACCACAGGAGGACGAGGGGTTGGAGGCAGAACACGACCAGCCAGACAACAACGCTCTGAACCGTCAGAGACGCCAACCACAACAGGTAAGAACTAGTTAGACACTTAGAACTGCTTAATACAAGGTCTTTAGAACCACGCTAGTACTgctcagtggtgggaaaagtacctccattaagataccttcatagaaaatgactcaagtgaaagtcacccagtaaaatacaacttgagtaaaagtgttTGGTTTtgaatatacttaaatatcaaaagtaaatgtaattaagtatcaaaagtaaaaagcAAAATTGTGAATAATTTCTAATGACTTACATTAAGCAAACCAGTAAACacaatttttgtttttttttttttttaatgtacggatagctaggggcacactccaacactcagacatcatttacaaatgcagCATTTGTgcttagtgagtccaccagatcagaggcagtagggatgaccagggaagtGTGTGAAGTGGACCatgttctgtcctgctaagcattcaaaatgtaacgagtacttttgggtgtcaggaaaaatgtatggaggaaaaagtacatcattttcttttggaatgcagtgaagtaaaagttgtcaaatattaATTGTAATGtgcagataccccaaaaaacgacttaagttgtactttaaagtatgtttacttaagtacttcacaCCAATGTACTCCTTAATACAATATCTTTAGAACAGCATGTTGTCTCATTGCCTGTCTGGTTTCCCCAGGATCCACAAAGTGACATCCATCTCGTCCCTGAGACCCACCTCCAGCAGGAGGCCCAGGTGGAGCGTGTGAAGTCTGCCTACGAGCAGCAGCAGGTGCAGCAGCGCCTGGAGGCTGAGCGGGCCCAGAGGACGAGGGAGCTCCAGCTGCGCCAGGAGGCCCTGCAGGCCCAGAGGACGAGGGAGCTCCAGCTGCGCCAGGAGGCCCAGCAGGCCCAGAAAATGAacgtgcagagggagagagagatgcgtcTGCGAGCTCAGCACGAGAGAGAGGAACAGCACCAGCATCAAGAGGAGGTCCGTCGGGAACAGCTACTGAAGGAGGAGCAACTCAGGTCAGAGGGCAAGGGGCAGGGGTCAAAGGTTATGTAGAGATCACAAAGAGGTATTTAGTTAAATTCAATACAATTAATAATTTACTTACTGAAAAGAATTTGACCCCATATGGAATAATGTTacaatatgttatgttatattgTTCAGGAAGAAAAGTGACTATGAGAACACAAACAATGACATCGTCCAGGGTGATGAAGAACCTCATATTGATGATGACGAAGGTGAGATAATCAAGTCACAATGTTCTGTCTGGATTCTGGAACCATTTTTAAAGAGGGACTGCTATTGACATTTAGACAATTTCTTTTTTGTTTTCCTCTCTGCATTTTGACTGAGTAATTGTGATTGTATTGACATACTTACCCTGACTcactgttggtttactgtgtgtACAGAGAGGGACACCCACTTGGAGAAGGAGAACCAAGAGGAAGAGGACCACCGAGTACCACAGCGACAGGTCAGACAGATATTGAAATGTACCAGTCTCTATCAACCACTGATGTCAATGACTGTCACATGGTCTGAGGTGAATCTGACCCCAGTTTGAACTGTCGTTTTAACTCTGTTATTTATTatttgacatgtttttattatATTTATGAATCTTATTTAAACTTGATATTATCATGTTCAAACATGTTCTACGCCTTTAAAGTTAAATGATTGAATTGACATTAGTTGACTCATGACTCGGTACATGTCTTTCTAAGGAGTCCTAAAGCTGTAGTTAGTGATGGAGTGAATTATGGAGGATCTGTTGGCACTGGAGgactctccttccctgcctgacacatcagcctcaacccctactctctccttccctgcctgacacatcagcctcaacccctactctctccttccctgcctgacacatcagcctcaacccctactctctctttccctgcctgacacatcagcctcaacccctactctctccttccctgcctgacacaaacatcagcctcaacccctactctctctctccctgcctgacacaaacatcagcctcaacccctactctctccttccctgcctgacacaaacatcagcctcaacccctactctctccttccctgcctgacacaaacatcagcctcaacccctactctctctctccctgcctgacacaaacatcagcctcaacccctactctctccttccctgcctgacacaaacatcagcctcaacccctactctctccttccctgcctgacacaaacatcagcctcaacccctactctctccttccctgcctgacacaaacatcagcctcaacccctactctctccttccctgcctgacacaaacatcagcctcaacccctactctctccttccctgcctgacacaaacatcagcctcaacccctactctctctccctgcctgacacaaacatcagcctcaacccctactctctccttccctgcctgacacaaacatcagcctcaacccctactctctccttccctgcctgacacaaacatcagcctcaacccctactctctccttccctgcctgacacaaacatcagcctcaacccctactctctccttccctgcctgacacaaacatcagcctcaacccctactctctccttccctgcctgacacaaacatcagcctcaacccctactctctccttccctgcctgacacaaacatcagcctcaacccctactctctccttccctgcctgacacaaacatcagcctcaacccctactctctccttccctgcctgacacaaacatcagcctcaacccctactctctccttccctgcctgacacaaacatcagcctcaacccctactctctccttccctgcctgacacaaacatcagcctcaacccctactctctccttccctgcctgacacaaacatcagcctcaacccctactctctccttccctgcctgacacaaacatcagcctcaacccctactctctccttccctgcctgacacaaacatcagcctcaacccctactctctccttccctgcctgacacaaacatcagcctcaacccctactctctccttccctgcctgacacaaacatcagcctcaacccctactctctccttccctgcctgacacaaacatcagcctcaacccctactctctccttccctgcctgacacaaacatcagcctcaacccctactctctccttccctgcctgacacaaacatcagcctcaacccctactctctccttccctgcctgacacatcagcctcaacccctactctctctttccctgcctgacacatcagcctcaacccctactctctccttccctgcctgacacatcagcctcaacccctactctctccttccctgcctgacacaaacatcagcctcaacccctactctctccttccctgcctgacacaaacatcagcctcaacccctactctctccttccctgcctgacacaaacatcagcctcaacccctactctctccttccctgcctgacacaaacatcagcctcaacccctactctctccttccctgcctgacacaaacatcagcctcaacccctactctctccttccctgcctgacacaaacatcagcctcaacccctactctctccttccctgcctgacacaaacatcagcctcaacccctactctctccttccctgcctgacacaaacatcagcctaaacccctactctctccttccctgcctgacacatcagcctcaacccctactctctctttccctgcctgacacaaacatcagcctcaacccctactctctctctc from Oncorhynchus gorbuscha isolate QuinsamMale2020 ecotype Even-year unplaced genomic scaffold, OgorEven_v1.0 Un_scaffold_12649, whole genome shotgun sequence encodes the following:
- the LOC124030561 gene encoding Golgi integral membrane protein 4-like produces the protein MEQAGQPQKLEEESEQPQEDEGLEAEHDQPDNNALNRQRRQPQQDPQSDIHLVPETHLQQEAQVERVKSAYEQQQVQQRLEAERAQRTRELQLRQEALQAQRTRELQLRQEAQQAQKMNVQREREMRLRAQHEREEQHQHQEEVRREQLLKEEQLRKKSDYENTNNDIVQGDEEPHIDDDEERDTHLEKENQEEEDHRVPQRQGAVEREVDPEDDPNNQGEDEFDVAEEQHLQHREEEEADIHLNPNHPAIDEELVMAVNPDQQEDNLDDQYPEEDEVQEDLAGGQKREEEEEPYNEEKGEH